The genomic DNA GGGCCACCTGGCCGTCCCAGCGGATCTCCAGGTGGCGACGCGACACCCCGGTGTCCGGCAGCCGGAACTGGGCGTCCTGCCCGCGTCCCACCACGTTGGCGCCTTCGCGCAACTGGTAGGTGCGGCCGCTGCCGTCGTCGAGCTGCAGGGTGACGTTGGCGCCACCGGCGTAGCCCGCCGGGCCGGCCTGGCCGTAGTCGTAGCCGCCCTGGGCGGGCTGGTCGTAACCGGGTTGGTCGTAGCCGGGCTGGCCGTAATCCGGCTGAGCGTAGCCCTGGTTCTGGCCTTCGTACTTCTGGCCTTCGTATTTCTGGCCGTAGTCGTAGTCGCCGCGCGGCGGTTCGCCGTAGCCACCCTGGTCGGGGTAGCCGCGGCCGTAGTCCGGGCCCTGGCCGGGTGCCGGGCGGCCGTAGCCCTGATCCGGGTAGCCCTGGCCGTAGCCGCCCTGGTCGGGGTAGCCACCCTGGTCGGGATAGCCGCCGCGGCCATAGTCGTCATAGCCGCGGCCGGGAGGCTGCTGCCGGCCGTAGTCACCGCTGGGCGGACCGTACGGGTTGCCCTGTGGCGGCTGGCCGTAGCCGCCGGGGCCACGACCGTAGCCGGGGTCGTAACCACCCGAGGGCGGGCCGTAGCCGGCGGGCGGGCGCTGGTCGTAGGACGGCGCGTATCCGCCCTGCTCGCCGTAGCCGCCCTGCTCGGGGTAGCCCTGCCGCGGCGGGTAGTTGGGCTCGCGCGGCGGGTAGCCACCCGGCTCCTGGGCGCGGGGATCGTCCTGCGGACGGCCTTCCTGGGGGCGACCTTCCTGGGGACGGCCGTAACGGTCGTCGTAGTACTCGTCGCCGGACTGCCCCTGCCCCTGACTGCCGCGGTAACTGGGATTGTCGGTCATCGCTGGTACTCCTGGTTCTGCGGTAAACGCCTGGTCTGATTCTGACGGGGCGGGCTCGGCGGTGCGGTGTCGGGGTGCGGGGCCGGCGGGCGCGTGCGGGATGGCGTCGGGGTTGACTACCCCGCGTGCCCGTACCTGACCGGTGTGCAGCTGCGACGATTCCGCGAACCGCACAACCACGTCACCATACGTTTGCCACCCCTGATCGCTGATGTACCCGGCCAGATGCTTGGCGAACGCGTCTGCCGTCAGCTCACGGTCGGCCACCACCTTCTGGTGGTCTGAGGTGCTGAGCGTAATGACGTACTCGTTGGGCGCCAAAAGCCGGCCACCCTGCAGAGAACGCACACCGTCGGCGGCCTCGCGCCGCAGCATGCCCTCGACTTCCTGCGGCACGATCGAGCCGCCGAACACCCGGGCGAAGGCGTCGCCGACAGTGGACTCGAGCTTGCGGTCGAATCGCTGCACCAGCCCCATGTCACCGCCCACCTGTTCTCGTTGTCGCCCACGATCCGGCGCAGGGACGTGTCGCGTCCCTGCGTCATTCCTCTTGCATGGTATCGGCAGTAACGGCGGCAGTGGCACCATCTGCCCTCTCCTGATGCCAAGAGGGCAGGTCAGCGGGCTGTCAGGGGTCTCAGTTTGGGATCTGAGGGGCTGTGCGTGCTAGTCTCTCCCGGTTGTTTTGGGCGAGTGGCGGAATGGCAGACGCGCTGGCTTCAGGTGCCAGTGTCCTTCGGGACGTGGGGGTTCAAGTCCCCCTTCGCCCACAGTGAGCGGAAGCCGCGAACTCTTCGGAGTTCGCGGCTTTGTGCTTTTCGCTGGGGATTTTCAGCGCCGGCCCGGAAACCCGCCGCCTCTGCGAGCGTCTTGCCCCGAGGATGGTTCGGTGTGCCCGATGCGGCTCTCCGGGGAGACGCAGCTCGCCGCCGCCGGAGCCAGTGTGTTTCGTCCCGGCGAGTACTGCGTCCGTTATGTGGGGGTCTGAGGGTCACTGGGCAGGGTGCCGCCGCTGCCGTAGCGGCAAGACGGGTCTACGAGGTCGAACCGGACTGGTGCGGCCTGTCCATCGACGACCCCGGGCCATGGTGCGCGTCGCCGCGCATCGCGACGGGAACCTGACGGGATGCGAAAGTCGAGCTCGAGCATTTCGTGCGGAACACTCTGGAGCACAGGGGTTCATCGACCACCGCGAGTCCTCTGAGGTTGCGCAGACGGCTTTCCGGGCGATCGACAAACTGCACTCCCACCTCGACGACGGGTCCGCGGACATGGCGCGTCCGGCCTTGTTGTACACACTCACCGCGCTGTAGACCATCGTCGGCCAGGCCGATGACTCCCCGGGCGTGATGGCCGACGAATGTCAGCGCGCCGCAGAGCTGTACGCGCGGACATGCCGGCTCGGCTCCCCTGATTCGGCCGAGCTCGCACCGGCGCTGATGACGGCCCTGGACGCAGCGGGATTCCGGGCTCGCGAACCTGTCGGTGGCCGGGCGCATGCTGACCACAACTTCCGACAGGACAGAAAGGCCGCCCATGTGCTGGCAATGCGATCACCCCGAAAGCACCCTCGATGACTATCTGGACCACCTCCGCGGCATCATCGCCGATCACCGCTGGGCGGTGCAGTGCGTCGAGGACGACAAACGGCCGCTGGCCTACACGGTGGGACTGCACAAACGCGGGCTACCCGAACTCGTGGTCACCGGCCTGCCCCCGCTGGTGGCACACCGGTTGCTCACCAAGACCGCGCACCTGATGGTCGACCACGGCGAGCCTGTCGAGGCTGCCACAGTCATCGACGACGACGCCGAGCTTCTCCTGGAAGTGGTCGACGTCGATCATCCAGATGTGCACCTGCTGATGGCCGTCAACCTGTACGGCCCGAGAATCCGTGCGCTGCAACTGGTGTGGGCGGACAACCGTGGCCGCTTCCCCTGGGAGCCCCGCTGGGCCCACGGCCGGCGTCATCAACCGGTGCTCGGCCGGCGGGTGGAGGCGGCGTAGCGCGCCCGATCGTGGACGGATCCCGACGTTGCCTCCGCCGGGCTCCCGTCGCTGGGCCCGTTCCAGGGGAATGTGGCCATCCGTGGTCGTTGTAAAACCAGGTAGCTTGCTTGCATGCGATCCTCGGCGCTGCTTCTGATTCCCGAAGCCATGGACCGCTTCGGGTCCCTGGTGCACGCCGTCCCCGGTGATCGCTGGAACGACCCGACACCATGCGCCGAATGGGTGGTCCGCGATCTCGTCAATCACCTGGTTTTCGAACACCTCTGGGTGCCGCATGTCCTGGCGGGCGAGACTCTCGATCAGGTGGGCGCCCGTTACGACGGTGACATGGTCGGCACCGACCCCGTCAGCGCCTGGGAACGCGCAGCGAACCGCTCCCGCCCGGCGTGGGCGGGAGCAGAGGCCTCGTCGACGGTGCATCTCTCCTACGCAGATGTGCCACTGTCGACCTACGCGGATCAGATACTCGTCGACTTGACAGTTCACCAGTGGGACCTGGCTCGCGGTTCCGGCCAAGACGAGTCGCTCGATCCGGAGGCGGTCGAGCTCGCCTTGGGCTACGCGCGGGACAACATCGGCCAGTTCGCTGGGTTGGGGATCATCGACCCGCCGATTCCATGCACCAGCGACGACCCCGCGGTGCAGCTGCTGGCGTTACTCGGCCGCGAGGCCTCCTAGTTTGTCTACGGGCGACCAGGGCCCGCCACGCACGGATCGACGAATACCGGCCTGCGACAACCTTTGTTCGCGTCGAGCCGCGCCGACCAGCGCCGCGCGGCTACATGCGCAAGACGGCGGTCACGAGCGCGGCCGCAATCACGGTGGGCAGAAAAGGCACCTTGAAATAGAAGAGCACCGCAGCTGTCAGCAGGCCGGCGGCCGGCGGGCCGATGTCGAGGTGCCCCTGGTCGGTGGCGATGCCGGTGCTGATGAGTCCGGCAAGCAGCGCGGCCGGGACGAGGTCCGCGCTGCGCCGCACGGGCCCGGATTCGAGGACCTTCTCCGGCATGACGTAGCCGATGGCCTTGGCCGCCACACAGGCAAGCGAGGCGAGCACCACGACGGTCCACGAGTTCACGCTGCCCGGCCCTTCTCACCGAACACGTTGGTGACACCGACGACGACGGCGACCGCCACGGTCAGGAGGACGGGGACGCCGGCGGCGAGGTAGGGAGTCGCGGCAACCGCCAACCCCGCCGCCGCCACGGCGACCACGAGCGACTGCCGCCGTCGCAGGCGCGGCCAGAGCAGTCCGAGAAATGCTGCCGGCGCGGCCGCGTCCAACCCGAGGGCTTCGACATCACCAATGGCGTCGCCCAGCAAGGCTCCCAGCAGGGAGCTGACATTCCACACCACAAACACTCCACCGCCCGTGAGCCAGAACCCGTGGCGCTGCAGCGCCGTCGTCGACTGGGCAACGGCCACGGCGGTGGACTCGTCGATGGTGAGGTGCGCGGCCACCCACCGCCGCCACCCCGTGACTCCCAGGGTGGGAGCGAGGGTCACTCCGTAGAACGCGTTGCGCATACCCAGCAATGCAGCGTTGGCAATGGCACTGGGACCCGCTGCCACGCCTCCCGTCGCGATGATCCCGATCAGCGCGAATTGCGAGGCCCCGGTGAACATCACCAGACTCAGAAAGCACGTCTGCCAGACATTGAGCCCAGCCGCAACGGAAAGCGCGCCGAAGGGCAGCCCGTAACTCGCCACGGTGAGCGCCACCACCGCGGCGACGCGCTGCACCCGAGCGTGCTCCGAGGGCATTCAGGCGCCTCGTCCGTCGCCGTTGACTGTGCGCTCGAGAGGGTCACGATCCACGCCGAGGATCAACGTCGGTGGGGCCGCATCCGTTCCCTGGCCAGCCGCGCCGCTCGCCGGCACCACGTCGAACACTTCAGCAGCCGGGTGCGTTCTGCTGAGGCAACTGCTGCCGATCACAAAGCGGCTCCCCTACTGGAAGCGGGCGGCCATACCGCCGTCATGGTTGACCTTCCCTCCCTGGGGCGCGACACGACGCCGATCACCGAGGTGTCGCTGCAGGTGTGGCGTGACCACGTGGTCAACATCGTTGATGCACAACCTGATCCGGTAGTGCTGGTCGGTCACAGCCGAGGTGGATTGTCATGAGCGAAGTGGCCGAGCACCGCCCCGAACGCATCGAGGCGCTGGTCTACGTCGCCGCATTTCTGCTGTCTTCGACCGGTTGCAGCAACTCCCGTGAGCATTGCAGTCACGATCAGCGACCACCGGTTCGATCGGCTTCCCCCCGATTACGTCGAATGTTTACGCGACAACGCCATTTCCCTATCGGCCCAACGCCGTATGCAGGCCGCGCAGCCATGTCGACGAACCTCGGCGCTCGACACGGACCACTCCCCGTTCTTCTCCGCACCACTTCAGCTGGTGACGTTCCTCGTGGGGGCGTCATCAGCACGCGGGGTGAAACTCCAGGAATTGATGCCTTGCGAACGGTTGGGTCCGCGGCGACGTTGTATACCCGGTGACTTTCAACGATTCGCGCAGTAGCCACCAGTTCATGCCGCCCCAGGCGCTTGCGCCCACCCCCGAGCTCTCCGACCTCATGGTCGGGGACACCATGGAGAAGCTGGCCACGGCAAGCCTGGAGCTGGCGCCCGCCGTGACCTCCGGTGCTGTTGTCCATGACAACGGCTGCGGTACCGGCGCGGCCACCACTGCCGTCATGCGCCTCGCCGACCGTGCCGGCGCGCAGGTCACCATCGAAGGGACCGACGTCGACGATGCGGCATTGACCATCTACCGCAACACCATCGCGGCTCGGGGCTGGCCCGCGACTGCCAGCCGGATGGATTCCCAGCACTTGTCGTTCGCCGACAACACGTTCACCCACTCCGTCGCCAACGCCCTGGTGTTCGTCCTGCCCGGCGACGGCATATCCGCCGTGCAGGAAGCTCACCGGTGCCTGCAGCCCGGCGGAACGCTGGTCGTGAACTCCTGGCACTACGTTCCCAACCTCGCGCCGGTGCAGACCGCGGCCCGCGTCACCAGACCTGCCGGTACGCCCGTGCCCCGGGAAGGCATGGACAAGTGGTCGGACCCCGACTTCCTGTACGACGTGGTCGTTCGTGGGGGCTTCACCGGGAACCGGGTTGTGCTCGGTCAGGCCGATGTGGAGGTCACCACGCCGGAGCTGAGGCGTTACGCCACCATGTTGTGGTCGTTCATCGGCGGCACATCCGAATCGGGGTGGCTGACCTCTGACATCGAGAACTGGGACGCGGCAACAGGAATCGTCATCGACGAATTGCGCACAACGCCCGGTTTCCGGGACCTCGGTGATGGACGGGCGACGCTGAAGTTCGTGGCCAATGTGGCTGTGGCGACCAAGTAATTTCCCGAGACATCAACTGTCCTGCCTGACGGCGGTGATGAGACGTTCGAGGGTGTTCCAGTCGACGCTGGGGGCGCGGTCGAAGGTCAGGTAGTCGATCCCGAGTTCGCGCAGACGCCGGATCTTCGCGATGGCCTCGTCGAGCGAACCGGTGAGCACGGCGGGTAAGGCCAGCAGCTCTTCTTCGGTCAGGTCCGGCCGGACCGCGCGCAAGAGACCGAGGTCGGGCGCTGCGCCGTCCAGGGCGATGTCAGTGAAGGAGTGGCAGAACGTGATGTCATCAGCGCGCCCGCCAGCCTGGGCTCGCGTGTAGTCGATGCGCTCGGCGAGGACGGGTTCGGTGACACCTGGATTGATCAGCACCATGTCCGCGTAGTGAGCCGCGGACGCCAAGAGCCGGTCCCCACTGCCGGCAATTCGGATGGGTGGTGCCGGTATGTCGGACTGCGTGA from Mycolicibacterium tokaiense includes the following:
- a CDS encoding AzlD domain-containing protein; this translates as MNSWTVVVLASLACVAAKAIGYVMPEKVLESGPVRRSADLVPAALLAGLISTGIATDQGHLDIGPPAAGLLTAAVLFYFKVPFLPTVIAAALVTAVLRM
- a CDS encoding TIGR03621 family F420-dependent LLM class oxidoreductase — protein: MTGKLIVGLGLFLGPTPITDYIDDSHRAAELGFDVIEIADHLGMVAPLPTLAAIATAVPGVRVTNLVLNASFYRPHLLARDIAAVHQLSGGRFITSLGAGYAEQEFATAGIPFPSAGQRVRGVARTATAIREILADPAFVTQSDIPAPPIRIAGSGDRLLASAAHYADMVLINPGVTEPVLAERIDYTRAQAGGRADDITFCHSFTDIALDGAAPDLGLLRAVRPDLTEEELLALPAVLTGSLDEAIAKIRRLRELGIDYLTFDRAPSVDWNTLERLITAVRQDS
- a CDS encoding alpha/beta fold hydrolase, coding for MRSAEATAADHKAAPLLEAGGHTAVMVDLPSLGRDTTPITEVSLQVWRDHVVNIVDAQPDPVVLVGHSRGGLS
- a CDS encoding AzlC family ABC transporter permease; amino-acid sequence: MPSEHARVQRVAAVVALTVASYGLPFGALSVAAGLNVWQTCFLSLVMFTGASQFALIGIIATGGVAAGPSAIANAALLGMRNAFYGVTLAPTLGVTGWRRWVAAHLTIDESTAVAVAQSTTALQRHGFWLTGGGVFVVWNVSSLLGALLGDAIGDVEALGLDAAAPAAFLGLLWPRLRRRQSLVVAVAAAGLAVAATPYLAAGVPVLLTVAVAVVVGVTNVFGEKGRAA
- a CDS encoding TIGR03086 family metal-binding protein is translated as MRSSALLLIPEAMDRFGSLVHAVPGDRWNDPTPCAEWVVRDLVNHLVFEHLWVPHVLAGETLDQVGARYDGDMVGTDPVSAWERAANRSRPAWAGAEASSTVHLSYADVPLSTYADQILVDLTVHQWDLARGSGQDESLDPEAVELALGYARDNIGQFAGLGIIDPPIPCTSDDPAVQLLALLGREAS
- a CDS encoding FhaA domain-containing protein, which gives rise to MGLVQRFDRKLESTVGDAFARVFGGSIVPQEVEGMLRREAADGVRSLQGGRLLAPNEYVITLSTSDHQKVVADRELTADAFAKHLAGYISDQGWQTYGDVVVRFAESSQLHTGQVRARGVVNPDAIPHAPAGPAPRHRTAEPAPSESDQAFTAEPGVPAMTDNPSYRGSQGQGQSGDEYYDDRYGRPQEGRPQEGRPQDDPRAQEPGGYPPREPNYPPRQGYPEQGGYGEQGGYAPSYDQRPPAGYGPPSGGYDPGYGRGPGGYGQPPQGNPYGPPSGDYGRQQPPGRGYDDYGRGGYPDQGGYPDQGGYGQGYPDQGYGRPAPGQGPDYGRGYPDQGGYGEPPRGDYDYGQKYEGQKYEGQNQGYAQPDYGQPGYDQPGYDQPAQGGYDYGQAGPAGYAGGANVTLQLDDGSGRTYQLREGANVVGRGQDAQFRLPDTGVSRRHLEIRWDGQVALLSDLNSTNGTTVNNAPVQEWQLADGDVIRLGHSEIVVRVH
- a CDS encoding DUF4262 domain-containing protein → MCWQCDHPESTLDDYLDHLRGIIADHRWAVQCVEDDKRPLAYTVGLHKRGLPELVVTGLPPLVAHRLLTKTAHLMVDHGEPVEAATVIDDDAELLLEVVDVDHPDVHLLMAVNLYGPRIRALQLVWADNRGRFPWEPRWAHGRRHQPVLGRRVEAA
- a CDS encoding class I SAM-dependent methyltransferase, with the protein product MTFNDSRSSHQFMPPQALAPTPELSDLMVGDTMEKLATASLELAPAVTSGAVVHDNGCGTGAATTAVMRLADRAGAQVTIEGTDVDDAALTIYRNTIAARGWPATASRMDSQHLSFADNTFTHSVANALVFVLPGDGISAVQEAHRCLQPGGTLVVNSWHYVPNLAPVQTAARVTRPAGTPVPREGMDKWSDPDFLYDVVVRGGFTGNRVVLGQADVEVTTPELRRYATMLWSFIGGTSESGWLTSDIENWDAATGIVIDELRTTPGFRDLGDGRATLKFVANVAVATK